One Brassica napus cultivar Da-Ae chromosome C4, Da-Ae, whole genome shotgun sequence genomic region harbors:
- the LOC125585896 gene encoding ATP-dependent DNA helicase PIF1-like, whose protein sequence is MQWYKDDGNTIVEVEIMTGKDVGVWVLIPRIQLTSIDTMYPFTILRPQYPLRLFYAMTIYKSQGQSLNQVALYLPKLVFTNGHLYVALSRVTTPEGLKILDETSDLDGAEGVTNIVYKEMFKDLKAK, encoded by the coding sequence ATGCAATGGTACAAGGATGATGGTAACACGATTGTTGAGGTGGAGATCATGACCGGAAAAGATGTTGGGGTATGGGTTCTAATCCCTAGGATTCAGCTCACCTCCATAGATACCATGTATCCTTTCACAATTCTTCGACCCCAGTATCCACTACGCCTTTTCTACGCCATGACAATTTATAAGAGTCAAGGACAAAGCCTCAATCAGGTCGCTCTATATCTGCCAAAACTAGTTTTTACTAACGGTCATCTGTATGTCGCCCTCTCTCGAGTAACGACCCCAGAGGGTCTAAAGATATTGGATGAAACCTCAGATTTAGATGGTGCTGAAGGAGTAACAAACATTGTCTATAAAGAGATGTTTAAGGATCTCAAGGCCAAATAG
- the LOC106396438 gene encoding uncharacterized protein LOC106396438, which produces MQPQEHTFISIRRLMSKRSSFTNTGLQSAAPLLKGYAKVESLIISELNEFVITAPPQDIGFMCSGRVTGIKMDKGWCYAACSKCTKKLQRTDSAFTCVHCDNTHDVGALRYRVELGIADDTAEGVFVCFDGVMRKLHNLKANEAGHMLAGEGVNPEDTQIPAFYFGYGRKDISLSKSDLLHTTSQQVIRLTPSHGFLTDVNVHHSLNSLIMETTWTRVTTYYVTAPFLLRLKLGVAVHDQMLEQPLMVEIH; this is translated from the exons ATGCAACCTCAAGAACACACATTTATTTCGATAAGGAGACTAATGTCAAAGAGGTCCTCTTTTACAA ACACTGGGCTCCAGTCAGCAGCTCCGCTTCTGAAAGGATATGCCAAGGTTGAGAGTCTGATCATATCAGAGCTTAATGAGTTTGTCATAACTGCTCCACCTCAG GACATTGGCTTCATGTGTAGTGGAAGGGTTACTGGCATCAAGATGGACAAAGGGTGGTGTTATGCTGCTTGCTCTAAGTGCACCAAAAAACTTCAACGCACAGACTCAGCATTCACATGTGTGCACTGCGACAATACACATGATGTTGGTGCACTCCG ATATCGAGTGGAGTTGGGCATAGCTGACGATACTGCTGAGGGCGTTTTCGTTTGCTTTGATGGGGTGATGAGGAAACTTCACAACCTCAAAGCAAATGAGGCTGGTCATATGTTG GCTGGAGAAGGTGTTAACCCTGAGGATACTCAGATCCCCGCCTTTTATTTTGGATATGGGAGGAAAGACATTTCACTTTCCAAGTCAGACTTACTGCATACAACTTCACAGCAAGTCATCAGACTTACACCATCACACGGATTCTTAACGGACGTGAACGTGCACCACTCCCTGAATTCGTTGATAAT GGAGACAACGTGGACAAGGGTGACGACATACTATGTGACAGCACCGTTCTTGCTAAGGTTGAAACTGGGGGTAGCAGTGCATGACCAGATGCTGGAGCAGCCCCTAATGGTGGAGATCCACTGA
- the LOC125585012 gene encoding uncharacterized protein LOC125585012 isoform X2 — MFALANTSSQLPDIIGEITAVKSSASDPPADKNHLMVTTKLGNDACVTLSLCNDPIPQAQQSPINLQETLDFEPSERDIGELSQPPSTEIRSVTPPPSHALGNPRTAFSDWLSVGHLVNRRYLSNHWVSCDFKATSVFVTSRRVRSRSFIRRAAATRPHAQEEDSRVNLTCHRLRRTFARATAAGHRPFAAGKPPPHHRRASAAAGDFPVSHHRCWPPPATGLRRLAGRLAGNSVTRPSRLSESSR; from the exons ATGTTTGCTCTAGCAAACACTAGCAGTCAGCTCCCGG ATATCATTGGGGAGATCACGGCTGTTAAAAGTTCTGCCAGTGACCCTCCAGCTGACAAGAATCACTTGATGGTGACCACCAAACTGGGGAA CGATGCTTGTGTGACTTTGAGTTTGTGTAACGACCCAATTCCGCAGGCCCAACAAAGCCCAATCAATTTGCAGGAAACCCTAG ATTTTGAGCCGTCAGAGAGAGATATTGGTGAACTGTCTCAGCCACCGTCGACTGAGATCAGATCCGTCACGCCGCCGCCGTCTCACGCCCTAGGTAATCCGCGAACCGCCTTTTCCGATTGGTTAAGTGTTGGCCATTTAGTAAATCGTCGATATCTCTCTAACCATTGGGTTTCTTGCGATTTCAAGGCCACCAGTGTGTTCGTGACGTCGAGACGAGTCCGGAGCAGGAGTTTCATCCGGAGAGCCGCCGCGACGCGCCCACACGCGCAGGAGGAAGATTCGCGCGTGAATCTCACGTGCCACCGTCTCCGCCGGACGTTCGCCAGAGCCACCGCAGCCGGCCACCGTCCGTTCGCCGCCGGGAAGCCGCCGCCGCATCACCGCCGCGCCTCCGCCGCCGCCGGTGATTTTCCGGTAAGCCACCACCGTTGCTGGCCGCCGCCGGCGACTGGTCTCCGGCGACtcgccggtcgactcgccggtaACTCGGTGACTCGGCCGAGTCGACTCAGCGAGTCAAGCCGTTGA
- the LOC125585012 gene encoding uncharacterized protein LOC125585012 isoform X3, with protein MFALANTSSQLPDIIGEITAVKSSASDPPADKNHLMVTTKLGNSDACVTLSLCNDPIPQAQQSPINLQETLDFEPSERDIGELSQPPSTEIRSVTPPPSHALGHQCVRDVETSPEQEFHPESRRDAPTRAGGRFARESHVPPSPPDVRQSHRSRPPSVRRREAAAASPPRLRRRR; from the exons ATGTTTGCTCTAGCAAACACTAGCAGTCAGCTCCCGG ATATCATTGGGGAGATCACGGCTGTTAAAAGTTCTGCCAGTGACCCTCCAGCTGACAAGAATCACTTGATGGTGACCACCAAACTGGGGAA CAGCGATGCTTGTGTGACTTTGAGTTTGTGTAACGACCCAATTCCGCAGGCCCAACAAAGCCCAATCAATTTGCAGGAAACCCTAG ATTTTGAGCCGTCAGAGAGAGATATTGGTGAACTGTCTCAGCCACCGTCGACTGAGATCAGATCCGTCACGCCGCCGCCGTCTCACGCCCTAG GCCACCAGTGTGTTCGTGACGTCGAGACGAGTCCGGAGCAGGAGTTTCATCCGGAGAGCCGCCGCGACGCGCCCACACGCGCAGGAGGAAGATTCGCGCGTGAATCTCACGTGCCACCGTCTCCGCCGGACGTTCGCCAGAGCCACCGCAGCCGGCCACCGTCCGTTCGCCGCCGGGAAGCCGCCGCCGCATCACCGCCGCGCCTCCGCCGCCGCCGGTGA
- the LOC125585012 gene encoding uncharacterized protein LOC125585012 isoform X1 — protein sequence MFALANTSSQLPDIIGEITAVKSSASDPPADKNHLMVTTKLGNSDACVTLSLCNDPIPQAQQSPINLQETLDFEPSERDIGELSQPPSTEIRSVTPPPSHALGNPRTAFSDWLSVGHLVNRRYLSNHWVSCDFKATSVFVTSRRVRSRSFIRRAAATRPHAQEEDSRVNLTCHRLRRTFARATAAGHRPFAAGKPPPHHRRASAAAGDFPVSHHRCWPPPATGLRRLAGRLAGNSVTRPSRLSESSR from the exons ATGTTTGCTCTAGCAAACACTAGCAGTCAGCTCCCGG ATATCATTGGGGAGATCACGGCTGTTAAAAGTTCTGCCAGTGACCCTCCAGCTGACAAGAATCACTTGATGGTGACCACCAAACTGGGGAA CAGCGATGCTTGTGTGACTTTGAGTTTGTGTAACGACCCAATTCCGCAGGCCCAACAAAGCCCAATCAATTTGCAGGAAACCCTAG ATTTTGAGCCGTCAGAGAGAGATATTGGTGAACTGTCTCAGCCACCGTCGACTGAGATCAGATCCGTCACGCCGCCGCCGTCTCACGCCCTAGGTAATCCGCGAACCGCCTTTTCCGATTGGTTAAGTGTTGGCCATTTAGTAAATCGTCGATATCTCTCTAACCATTGGGTTTCTTGCGATTTCAAGGCCACCAGTGTGTTCGTGACGTCGAGACGAGTCCGGAGCAGGAGTTTCATCCGGAGAGCCGCCGCGACGCGCCCACACGCGCAGGAGGAAGATTCGCGCGTGAATCTCACGTGCCACCGTCTCCGCCGGACGTTCGCCAGAGCCACCGCAGCCGGCCACCGTCCGTTCGCCGCCGGGAAGCCGCCGCCGCATCACCGCCGCGCCTCCGCCGCCGCCGGTGATTTTCCGGTAAGCCACCACCGTTGCTGGCCGCCGCCGGCGACTGGTCTCCGGCGACtcgccggtcgactcgccggtaACTCGGTGACTCGGCCGAGTCGACTCAGCGAGTCAAGCCGTTGA
- the LOC125585012 gene encoding uncharacterized protein LOC125585012 isoform X4: MFALANTSSQLPDIIGEITAVKSSASDPPADKNHLMVTTKLGNDACVTLSLCNDPIPQAQQSPINLQETLDFEPSERDIGELSQPPSTEIRSVTPPPSHALGHQCVRDVETSPEQEFHPESRRDAPTRAGGRFARESHVPPSPPDVRQSHRSRPPSVRRREAAAASPPRLRRRR, translated from the exons ATGTTTGCTCTAGCAAACACTAGCAGTCAGCTCCCGG ATATCATTGGGGAGATCACGGCTGTTAAAAGTTCTGCCAGTGACCCTCCAGCTGACAAGAATCACTTGATGGTGACCACCAAACTGGGGAA CGATGCTTGTGTGACTTTGAGTTTGTGTAACGACCCAATTCCGCAGGCCCAACAAAGCCCAATCAATTTGCAGGAAACCCTAG ATTTTGAGCCGTCAGAGAGAGATATTGGTGAACTGTCTCAGCCACCGTCGACTGAGATCAGATCCGTCACGCCGCCGCCGTCTCACGCCCTAG GCCACCAGTGTGTTCGTGACGTCGAGACGAGTCCGGAGCAGGAGTTTCATCCGGAGAGCCGCCGCGACGCGCCCACACGCGCAGGAGGAAGATTCGCGCGTGAATCTCACGTGCCACCGTCTCCGCCGGACGTTCGCCAGAGCCACCGCAGCCGGCCACCGTCCGTTCGCCGCCGGGAAGCCGCCGCCGCATCACCGCCGCGCCTCCGCCGCCGCCGGTGA